In Agelaius phoeniceus isolate bAgePho1 chromosome 14, bAgePho1.hap1, whole genome shotgun sequence, a single genomic region encodes these proteins:
- the DGKK gene encoding diacylglycerol kinase kappa isoform X9, translating to MAEKLVPGDLFSRKTRESVSSLDLDKLAPISPEAGGEESSDSEGEQDDSSHKLIRKVSTSGQMRSKKSVKEGLLLKQTSSFQRWKRRYFKLRGRTLYYAKDAKSLIFDEVDLSDASVAETSTKNINNSFTVITPFRKLILCAENRKEMEDWITALKSVQKWEIHEATQFNMEHFSGMHNWYACSHARPTFCNVCREALPGVTSHGLSCEVCKFKAHKRCAVRATNNCKWTTLASIGIEIIEDEDGVAMPHQWLEGNLPVSARCAVCDRTCGSVRRLQDWRCLWCKAIVHSACKELLGKRCPLGQYKVSIIPPTALNSIDSDGFWKATCPSTCSSPLLAFVNSKSGDNQGVKFLRKFKQFLNPAQVFDLMNGGPHLGLRLFQKFSTFRILVCGGDGSVGWVLSEIDALGLHKQCQLGVLPLGTGNDLARVLGWGSLCDDDTQLLQILEKLERATTKMLDRWSVLTYEAPKQSPSALKEEENGDSNIQVQISHYADSVAFHLAKILESDKHSVVISSAKFLCGTVNDFVTEVGRAYKRATENKQEAELMARKCAMLNEKLDSLVRELNEEAQAIMVPEEMAQATHADVKDQEKAGSFNPNPQPRIFKSKEQLMLRANSLKKALRQIIEQTEKGSRRVTVTSASSSIILDRPDTFGSLQFPEDPSTLSRTKNMMWYGVLGTKELLQRTYKNLEQRVQLECDGVPISLPSLQGIAVLNIPSYAGGINFWGGTKEDNNFGAPSFDDKKLEVVAVFGSIQMAVSRVINLQHHRIAQCRVVKITIRGDEGVPVQVDGEAWIQPPGIIKIQHKNRAQMLTRDRAFESTLKSWEDKQKGESYRAATRPRLSSQQSMEYLTEEESSLLQQVSRVAETLIARIHEAAKAHKAMEQELAHAVNASSLALSEALSHKAAGTSEFLSRNMAVEMVLSIKELWAETRAFLDGKALDSPQEEEALQGPLSVLGQELQRLLDIHWLGPIAHPAEEEGASKGSFKLRLNIPKPRKEKDKLQKQKANSVLPGPSSPPLWFSSLLADKWGSEEVAAWLETLGLGEYRDIFVRHDIQGSELILLERRDLKDLGITKVGHMKRILQAIKELSNLP from the exons AAGAGCGTAAAGGAGGGGCTGTTGCTGAAGCAGACGAGCTCCTTCCAGAGGTGGAAGAGACGATACTTCAAGCTGCGAGGCAGGACACTTTATTATGCTAAGGATGCCAAG TCCCTGATCTTTGATGAGGTGGACCTGTCTGATGCCAGTGTGGCCGAGACCAGCACCAAGAACATCAACAACAGTTTCACG GTGATCACGCCATTCAGGAAGCTCATTTTATGTGCGGAGAACCGGAAGGAGATGGAGGACTGGATCACGGCCCTGAAATCTGTCCAGAAGTGGGAGATCCATGAG GCCACACAGTTCAACATGGAGCACTTCTCGGGCATGCACAACTGGTACGCCTGCTCCCATGCCCGCCCCACCTTCTGCAACGTGTGCCGTGAAGCTCTTCCAGGGGTCACCTCCCATGGCCTCTCCTGTGAAG TCTGCAAGTTCAAGGCACACAAGCGCTGTGCCGTCAGAGCCACAAACAACTGCAAGTGGACGACTCTGGCCTCCATCGGCATTGAAATCAtcgaggatgaggatggg GTGGCCATGCCCCATCAGTGGCTGGAGGGGAACTTGCCCGTCAGTGCACGCTGTGCTGTCTGCGACCGGACCTGTGGCAGTGTCCGGAGGCTGCAGGACTGGCGGTGTCTCTGGTGCAAGGCCATT GTTCACAGTGCCTGCAAGGAGCTCCTTGGCAAGAGGTGCCCCCTGGGCCAGTACAAAGTGTCCATCATCCCGCCAACTGCCTTGAACAGCATCGATTCTGATG GTTTCTGGAAAGCCACCTGCCCCTCaacctgctccagccctctccTGGCCTTTGTCAACTCCAAGAGTGGGGACAACCAGGGTGTCAAGTTTCTGCGCAAGTTCAAGCAGTTCCTCAACCCAGCCCAAGTCTTTGACCTCATGAATGGGGGCCCACACCTGGG GCTGCGCCTCTTCCAGAAGTTCTCCACCTTCAGAATCCTGGTGTGTGGTGGGGATGGCAGCGTGGGTTGGGTGCTCTCTGAGATTGATGCCCTTGGCCTCCACAAGCAG TGTCAGCTGGGTGTCCTGCCGCTGGGGACTGGTAATGACCTTGCACGGGTCCTGGGTTGGGGCAGCCTATGTGATGATGacactcagctgctgcagatcctggagaagctggaaaGGGCCACCACCAAGATGCTGGACCG GTGGAGTGTGCTTACCTATGAGGCTCCCAAGCAGTCCCCCTCAGCactgaaggaggaggagaatggGGACTCCAACATCCAG GTCCAGATCTCCCATTACGCAGACTCTGTTGCCTTCCACCTGGCCAAGATCCTGGAGTCAGACAAGCACTCAGTGGTGATCTCCTCTGCAAA GTTCCTCTGTGGCACTGTCAATGACTTTGTGACTGAAGTTGGGCGGGCTTACAAGAGGGCGACGGAGAACAAGCAGGAGGCTGAGCTGATGGCACGGAAG TGCGCCATGCTGAATGAAAAGCTGGACTCGTTGGTGCGGGAGCTGAATGAGGAAGCTCAGGCCATCATGGTCCCTGAAGAAATGGCACAGGCCACCCACGCTGATGTCAAGGACCAGGAGAAAGCTGGCAGCTTCAACCCCAACCCCCAGCCTCGCATCTTCAAATCCAAGGAGCAGCTCATGCTGCGGGCAAACAGCCTGAAGAAGGCCCTGCGGCAAATCATTGAGCAGACAGAGAAAG gctcccggCGGGTGACTGTGACCTCTGCGTCTTCCTCCATCATCCTGGACCGGCCAGACACCTTTGGCAGCTTGCAGTTCCCTGAAGACCCCAGCACCCT CAGCCGCACCAAGAACATGATGTGGTATGGGGTGCTGGGcacaaaggagctcctgcagcgCACCTACAAGAACCTGGAGCAGCGGGTACAGCTGGAG TGTGACGGGGTGCCTATCTcactgcccagcctgcagggcaTTGCTGTCCTCAACATCCCCAGCTATGCCGGGGGCATCAACTTCTGGGGAGGCACCAAGGAGGACAAT AACTTTGGGGCTCCATCCTTTGATGACAAGAAGCTGGAGGTGGTGGCAGTCTTTGGCAGCATCCAGATGGCTGTGTCACGGGTCATCAACCTCCAGCACCATCGCATTGCACAG TGCCGTGTGGTGAAGATCACCATCCGGGGCGATGAGGGTGTACCTGTGCAGGTGGATGGAGAGGCCTGGATCCAGCCACCTGGCATCATCAAAATCCAGCACAAGAACCGAGCCCAGATGCTGACAAGGGACCGG GCATTTGAAAGCACCCTCAAGTCTTGGGAGGACAAGCAGAAAGGGGAGAGCTACCGAGCAGCCACACGGCCACggctcagctcccagcagtcCATGGAGTACCTGACCGAGGAGGAGAGCAGCCTCTTGCAGCAGGTCTCACGGGTCGCTGAGACCCTCATTGCCAG GATCCATGAGGCAGCCAAAGCTCACAAAgccatggagcaggagctggcGCATGCAGTCAATGCCAGCTCCCTAGCACTGAGTGAAGCCCTCTCCCACAAAGCTGCTGGCACCTCAGAG TTTCTCAGCAGGAATATGGCTGTGGAGATGGTGCTGAGCATCAAAGAGCTGTGGGCTGAGACCAGGGCATTCCTGGACGGGAAGGCG CTGGACTCGccgcaggaggaggaggcactTCAGGGCCCTCTGAGtgtgctgggccaggagctgcagcggCTGCTGGACATCCACTGGCTGGGCCCTATTGCCCaccctgctgaggag GAAGGTGCCAGCAAGGGAAGCTTTAAGCTTCGCCTCAACATCCCCAAGCCCAGGAAGGAGAAGGACAAGCTGCAGAAGCAGAAAGCCAACAGTGTGCTCCCAG GCCCCAGCAGTCCACCACTGTGGTTTTCCTCCCTGCTAGCAGACAAGTGGGGCTCCGAGGAGGTGGCAGCTTGGCTGGAAACGCTTGGTTTAGGGGAATACAGAGACATTTTTGTTCGGCATGACATCCAGGGCTCCGAGTTGATTCTGCTGGAGAGGAGAGACCTTAAG GACCTGGGGATCACCAAAGTGGGCCATATGAAGAGGATCCTTCAGGCCATTAAGGAACTCAGCAACCTGCCCTAG
- the DGKK gene encoding diacylglycerol kinase kappa isoform X7: protein MAEKLVPGDLFSRKTRESVSSLDLDKLAPISPEAGGEESSDSEGEQDDSSHKLIRKVSTSGQMRSKKSVKEGLLLKQTSSFQRWKRRYFKLRGRTLYYAKDAKSLIFDEVDLSDASVAETSTKNINNSFTVITPFRKLILCAENRKEMEDWITALKSVQKWEIHEATQFNMEHFSGMHNWYACSHARPTFCNVCREALPGVTSHGLSCEVCKFKAHKRCAVRATNNCKWTTLASIGIEIIEDEDGVAMPHQWLEGNLPVSARCAVCDRTCGSVRRLQDWRCLWCKAIVHSACKELLGKRCPLGQYKVSIIPPTALNSIDSDGFWKATCPSTCSSPLLAFVNSKSGDNQGVKFLRKFKQFLNPAQVFDLMNGGPHLGLRLFQKFSTFRILVCGGDGSVGWVLSEIDALGLHKQCQLGVLPLGTGNDLARVLGWGSLCDDDTQLLQILEKLERATTKMLDRWSVLTYEAPKQSPSALKEEENGDSNIQVQISHYADSVAFHLAKILESDKHSVVISSAKFLCGTVNDFVTEVGRAYKRATENKQEAELMARKCAMLNEKLDSLVRELNEEAQAIMVPEEMAQATHADVKDQEKAGSFNPNPQPRIFKSKEQLMLRANSLKKALRQIIEQTEKAVDEQNKQTQTYQGSVGPSKDSSEEFSKEEEKLSSRRVTVTSASSSIILDRPDTFGSLQFPEDPSTLSRTKNMMWYGVLGTKELLQRTYKNLEQRVQLECDGVPISLPSLQGIAVLNIPSYAGGINFWGGTKEDNNFGAPSFDDKKLEVVAVFGSIQMAVSRVINLQHHRIAQCRVVKITIRGDEGVPVQVDGEAWIQPPGIIKIQHKNRAQMLTRDRAFESTLKSWEDKQKGESYRAATRPRLSSQQSMEYLTEEESSLLQQVSRVAETLIARIHEAAKAHKAMEQELAHAVNASSLALSEALSHKAAGTSEFLSRNMAVEMVLSIKELWAETRAFLDGKALDSPQEEEALQGPLSVLGQELQRLLDIHWLGPIAHPAEEEGASKGSFKLRLNIPKPRKEKDKLQKQKANSVLPGPSSPPLWFSSLLADKWGSEEVAAWLETLGLGEYRDIFVRHDIQGSELILLERRDLKDLGITKVGHMKRILQAIKELSNLP from the exons AAGAGCGTAAAGGAGGGGCTGTTGCTGAAGCAGACGAGCTCCTTCCAGAGGTGGAAGAGACGATACTTCAAGCTGCGAGGCAGGACACTTTATTATGCTAAGGATGCCAAG TCCCTGATCTTTGATGAGGTGGACCTGTCTGATGCCAGTGTGGCCGAGACCAGCACCAAGAACATCAACAACAGTTTCACG GTGATCACGCCATTCAGGAAGCTCATTTTATGTGCGGAGAACCGGAAGGAGATGGAGGACTGGATCACGGCCCTGAAATCTGTCCAGAAGTGGGAGATCCATGAG GCCACACAGTTCAACATGGAGCACTTCTCGGGCATGCACAACTGGTACGCCTGCTCCCATGCCCGCCCCACCTTCTGCAACGTGTGCCGTGAAGCTCTTCCAGGGGTCACCTCCCATGGCCTCTCCTGTGAAG TCTGCAAGTTCAAGGCACACAAGCGCTGTGCCGTCAGAGCCACAAACAACTGCAAGTGGACGACTCTGGCCTCCATCGGCATTGAAATCAtcgaggatgaggatggg GTGGCCATGCCCCATCAGTGGCTGGAGGGGAACTTGCCCGTCAGTGCACGCTGTGCTGTCTGCGACCGGACCTGTGGCAGTGTCCGGAGGCTGCAGGACTGGCGGTGTCTCTGGTGCAAGGCCATT GTTCACAGTGCCTGCAAGGAGCTCCTTGGCAAGAGGTGCCCCCTGGGCCAGTACAAAGTGTCCATCATCCCGCCAACTGCCTTGAACAGCATCGATTCTGATG GTTTCTGGAAAGCCACCTGCCCCTCaacctgctccagccctctccTGGCCTTTGTCAACTCCAAGAGTGGGGACAACCAGGGTGTCAAGTTTCTGCGCAAGTTCAAGCAGTTCCTCAACCCAGCCCAAGTCTTTGACCTCATGAATGGGGGCCCACACCTGGG GCTGCGCCTCTTCCAGAAGTTCTCCACCTTCAGAATCCTGGTGTGTGGTGGGGATGGCAGCGTGGGTTGGGTGCTCTCTGAGATTGATGCCCTTGGCCTCCACAAGCAG TGTCAGCTGGGTGTCCTGCCGCTGGGGACTGGTAATGACCTTGCACGGGTCCTGGGTTGGGGCAGCCTATGTGATGATGacactcagctgctgcagatcctggagaagctggaaaGGGCCACCACCAAGATGCTGGACCG GTGGAGTGTGCTTACCTATGAGGCTCCCAAGCAGTCCCCCTCAGCactgaaggaggaggagaatggGGACTCCAACATCCAG GTCCAGATCTCCCATTACGCAGACTCTGTTGCCTTCCACCTGGCCAAGATCCTGGAGTCAGACAAGCACTCAGTGGTGATCTCCTCTGCAAA GTTCCTCTGTGGCACTGTCAATGACTTTGTGACTGAAGTTGGGCGGGCTTACAAGAGGGCGACGGAGAACAAGCAGGAGGCTGAGCTGATGGCACGGAAG TGCGCCATGCTGAATGAAAAGCTGGACTCGTTGGTGCGGGAGCTGAATGAGGAAGCTCAGGCCATCATGGTCCCTGAAGAAATGGCACAGGCCACCCACGCTGATGTCAAGGACCAGGAGAAAGCTGGCAGCTTCAACCCCAACCCCCAGCCTCGCATCTTCAAATCCAAGGAGCAGCTCATGCTGCGGGCAAACAGCCTGAAGAAGGCCCTGCGGCAAATCATTGAGCAGACAGAGAAAG CTGTGGATGAGCAGAACAAGCAGACCCAAACCTACCAGGGCAGTGTGGGCCCCAGCAAGGATAGCTCAGAGGAGTTcagcaaggaggaggagaagctcA gctcccggCGGGTGACTGTGACCTCTGCGTCTTCCTCCATCATCCTGGACCGGCCAGACACCTTTGGCAGCTTGCAGTTCCCTGAAGACCCCAGCACCCT CAGCCGCACCAAGAACATGATGTGGTATGGGGTGCTGGGcacaaaggagctcctgcagcgCACCTACAAGAACCTGGAGCAGCGGGTACAGCTGGAG TGTGACGGGGTGCCTATCTcactgcccagcctgcagggcaTTGCTGTCCTCAACATCCCCAGCTATGCCGGGGGCATCAACTTCTGGGGAGGCACCAAGGAGGACAAT AACTTTGGGGCTCCATCCTTTGATGACAAGAAGCTGGAGGTGGTGGCAGTCTTTGGCAGCATCCAGATGGCTGTGTCACGGGTCATCAACCTCCAGCACCATCGCATTGCACAG TGCCGTGTGGTGAAGATCACCATCCGGGGCGATGAGGGTGTACCTGTGCAGGTGGATGGAGAGGCCTGGATCCAGCCACCTGGCATCATCAAAATCCAGCACAAGAACCGAGCCCAGATGCTGACAAGGGACCGG GCATTTGAAAGCACCCTCAAGTCTTGGGAGGACAAGCAGAAAGGGGAGAGCTACCGAGCAGCCACACGGCCACggctcagctcccagcagtcCATGGAGTACCTGACCGAGGAGGAGAGCAGCCTCTTGCAGCAGGTCTCACGGGTCGCTGAGACCCTCATTGCCAG GATCCATGAGGCAGCCAAAGCTCACAAAgccatggagcaggagctggcGCATGCAGTCAATGCCAGCTCCCTAGCACTGAGTGAAGCCCTCTCCCACAAAGCTGCTGGCACCTCAGAG TTTCTCAGCAGGAATATGGCTGTGGAGATGGTGCTGAGCATCAAAGAGCTGTGGGCTGAGACCAGGGCATTCCTGGACGGGAAGGCG CTGGACTCGccgcaggaggaggaggcactTCAGGGCCCTCTGAGtgtgctgggccaggagctgcagcggCTGCTGGACATCCACTGGCTGGGCCCTATTGCCCaccctgctgaggag GAAGGTGCCAGCAAGGGAAGCTTTAAGCTTCGCCTCAACATCCCCAAGCCCAGGAAGGAGAAGGACAAGCTGCAGAAGCAGAAAGCCAACAGTGTGCTCCCAG GCCCCAGCAGTCCACCACTGTGGTTTTCCTCCCTGCTAGCAGACAAGTGGGGCTCCGAGGAGGTGGCAGCTTGGCTGGAAACGCTTGGTTTAGGGGAATACAGAGACATTTTTGTTCGGCATGACATCCAGGGCTCCGAGTTGATTCTGCTGGAGAGGAGAGACCTTAAG GACCTGGGGATCACCAAAGTGGGCCATATGAAGAGGATCCTTCAGGCCATTAAGGAACTCAGCAACCTGCCCTAG
- the DGKK gene encoding diacylglycerol kinase kappa isoform X3, whose translation MAEKLVPGDLFSRKTRESVSSLDLDKLAPISPEAGGEESSDSEGEQDDSSHKLIRKVSTSGQMRSKKSVKEGLLLKQTSSFQRWKRRYFKLRGRTLYYAKDAKSLIFDEVDLSDASVAETSTKNINNSFTVITPFRKLILCAENRKEMEDWITALKSVQKWEIHEATQFNMEHFSGMHNWYACSHARPTFCNVCREALPGVTSHGLSCEVCKFKAHKRCAVRATNNCKWTTLASIGIEIIEDEDGVAMPHQWLEGNLPVSARCAVCDRTCGSVRRLQDWRCLWCKAIVHSACKELLGKRCPLGQYKVSIIPPTALNSIDSDGFWKATCPSTCSSPLLAFVNSKSGDNQGVKFLRKFKQFLNPAQVFDLMNGGPHLGLRLFQKFSTFRILVCGGDGSVGWVLSEIDALGLHKQCQLGVLPLGTGNDLARVLGWGSLCDDDTQLLQILEKLERATTKMLDRWSVLTYEAPKQSPSALKEEENGDSNIQVQISHYADSVAFHLAKILESDKHSVVISSAKFLCGTVNDFVTEVGRAYKRATENKQEAELMARKCAMLNEKLDSLVRELNEEAQAIMVPEEMAQATHADVKDQEKAGSFNPNPQPRIFKSKEQLMLRANSLKKALRQIIEQTEKAVDEQNKQTQTYQGSVGPSKDSSEEFSKEEEKLSSRRVTVTSASSSIILDRPDTFGSLQFPEDPSTLHFLEKCVMNNYFGIGLDAKISLEFNNKRDEHPKKCSSRTKNMMWYGVLGTKELLQRTYKNLEQRVQLECDGVPISLPSLQGIAVLNIPSYAGGINFWGGTKEDNNFGAPSFDDKKLEVVAVFGSIQMAVSRVINLQHHRIAQCRVVKITIRGDEGVPVQVDGEAWIQPPGIIKIQHKNRAQMLTRDRAFESTLKSWEDKQKGESYRAATRPRLSSQQSMEYLTEEESSLLQQVSRVAETLIARIHEAAKAHKAMEQELAHAVNASSLALSEALSHKAAGTSEFLSRNMAVEMVLSIKELWAETRAFLDGKAEEEALQGPLSVLGQELQRLLDIHWLGPIAHPAEEEGASKGSFKLRLNIPKPRKEKDKLQKQKANSVLPGPSSPPLWFSSLLADKWGSEEVAAWLETLGLGEYRDIFVRHDIQGSELILLERRDLKDLGITKVGHMKRILQAIKELSNLP comes from the exons AAGAGCGTAAAGGAGGGGCTGTTGCTGAAGCAGACGAGCTCCTTCCAGAGGTGGAAGAGACGATACTTCAAGCTGCGAGGCAGGACACTTTATTATGCTAAGGATGCCAAG TCCCTGATCTTTGATGAGGTGGACCTGTCTGATGCCAGTGTGGCCGAGACCAGCACCAAGAACATCAACAACAGTTTCACG GTGATCACGCCATTCAGGAAGCTCATTTTATGTGCGGAGAACCGGAAGGAGATGGAGGACTGGATCACGGCCCTGAAATCTGTCCAGAAGTGGGAGATCCATGAG GCCACACAGTTCAACATGGAGCACTTCTCGGGCATGCACAACTGGTACGCCTGCTCCCATGCCCGCCCCACCTTCTGCAACGTGTGCCGTGAAGCTCTTCCAGGGGTCACCTCCCATGGCCTCTCCTGTGAAG TCTGCAAGTTCAAGGCACACAAGCGCTGTGCCGTCAGAGCCACAAACAACTGCAAGTGGACGACTCTGGCCTCCATCGGCATTGAAATCAtcgaggatgaggatggg GTGGCCATGCCCCATCAGTGGCTGGAGGGGAACTTGCCCGTCAGTGCACGCTGTGCTGTCTGCGACCGGACCTGTGGCAGTGTCCGGAGGCTGCAGGACTGGCGGTGTCTCTGGTGCAAGGCCATT GTTCACAGTGCCTGCAAGGAGCTCCTTGGCAAGAGGTGCCCCCTGGGCCAGTACAAAGTGTCCATCATCCCGCCAACTGCCTTGAACAGCATCGATTCTGATG GTTTCTGGAAAGCCACCTGCCCCTCaacctgctccagccctctccTGGCCTTTGTCAACTCCAAGAGTGGGGACAACCAGGGTGTCAAGTTTCTGCGCAAGTTCAAGCAGTTCCTCAACCCAGCCCAAGTCTTTGACCTCATGAATGGGGGCCCACACCTGGG GCTGCGCCTCTTCCAGAAGTTCTCCACCTTCAGAATCCTGGTGTGTGGTGGGGATGGCAGCGTGGGTTGGGTGCTCTCTGAGATTGATGCCCTTGGCCTCCACAAGCAG TGTCAGCTGGGTGTCCTGCCGCTGGGGACTGGTAATGACCTTGCACGGGTCCTGGGTTGGGGCAGCCTATGTGATGATGacactcagctgctgcagatcctggagaagctggaaaGGGCCACCACCAAGATGCTGGACCG GTGGAGTGTGCTTACCTATGAGGCTCCCAAGCAGTCCCCCTCAGCactgaaggaggaggagaatggGGACTCCAACATCCAG GTCCAGATCTCCCATTACGCAGACTCTGTTGCCTTCCACCTGGCCAAGATCCTGGAGTCAGACAAGCACTCAGTGGTGATCTCCTCTGCAAA GTTCCTCTGTGGCACTGTCAATGACTTTGTGACTGAAGTTGGGCGGGCTTACAAGAGGGCGACGGAGAACAAGCAGGAGGCTGAGCTGATGGCACGGAAG TGCGCCATGCTGAATGAAAAGCTGGACTCGTTGGTGCGGGAGCTGAATGAGGAAGCTCAGGCCATCATGGTCCCTGAAGAAATGGCACAGGCCACCCACGCTGATGTCAAGGACCAGGAGAAAGCTGGCAGCTTCAACCCCAACCCCCAGCCTCGCATCTTCAAATCCAAGGAGCAGCTCATGCTGCGGGCAAACAGCCTGAAGAAGGCCCTGCGGCAAATCATTGAGCAGACAGAGAAAG CTGTGGATGAGCAGAACAAGCAGACCCAAACCTACCAGGGCAGTGTGGGCCCCAGCAAGGATAGCTCAGAGGAGTTcagcaaggaggaggagaagctcA gctcccggCGGGTGACTGTGACCTCTGCGTCTTCCTCCATCATCCTGGACCGGCCAGACACCTTTGGCAGCTTGCAGTTCCCTGAAGACCCCAGCACCCT ACACTTCTTGGAGAAATGTGTCATGAATAACTACTTTGGCATTGGCCTGGATGCAAAGATCTCCCTGGAGTTCAACAACAAACGTGATGAGCACCCCAAGAAGTGCAG CAGCCGCACCAAGAACATGATGTGGTATGGGGTGCTGGGcacaaaggagctcctgcagcgCACCTACAAGAACCTGGAGCAGCGGGTACAGCTGGAG TGTGACGGGGTGCCTATCTcactgcccagcctgcagggcaTTGCTGTCCTCAACATCCCCAGCTATGCCGGGGGCATCAACTTCTGGGGAGGCACCAAGGAGGACAAT AACTTTGGGGCTCCATCCTTTGATGACAAGAAGCTGGAGGTGGTGGCAGTCTTTGGCAGCATCCAGATGGCTGTGTCACGGGTCATCAACCTCCAGCACCATCGCATTGCACAG TGCCGTGTGGTGAAGATCACCATCCGGGGCGATGAGGGTGTACCTGTGCAGGTGGATGGAGAGGCCTGGATCCAGCCACCTGGCATCATCAAAATCCAGCACAAGAACCGAGCCCAGATGCTGACAAGGGACCGG GCATTTGAAAGCACCCTCAAGTCTTGGGAGGACAAGCAGAAAGGGGAGAGCTACCGAGCAGCCACACGGCCACggctcagctcccagcagtcCATGGAGTACCTGACCGAGGAGGAGAGCAGCCTCTTGCAGCAGGTCTCACGGGTCGCTGAGACCCTCATTGCCAG GATCCATGAGGCAGCCAAAGCTCACAAAgccatggagcaggagctggcGCATGCAGTCAATGCCAGCTCCCTAGCACTGAGTGAAGCCCTCTCCCACAAAGCTGCTGGCACCTCAGAG TTTCTCAGCAGGAATATGGCTGTGGAGATGGTGCTGAGCATCAAAGAGCTGTGGGCTGAGACCAGGGCATTCCTGGACGGGAAGGCG gaggaggaggcactTCAGGGCCCTCTGAGtgtgctgggccaggagctgcagcggCTGCTGGACATCCACTGGCTGGGCCCTATTGCCCaccctgctgaggag GAAGGTGCCAGCAAGGGAAGCTTTAAGCTTCGCCTCAACATCCCCAAGCCCAGGAAGGAGAAGGACAAGCTGCAGAAGCAGAAAGCCAACAGTGTGCTCCCAG GCCCCAGCAGTCCACCACTGTGGTTTTCCTCCCTGCTAGCAGACAAGTGGGGCTCCGAGGAGGTGGCAGCTTGGCTGGAAACGCTTGGTTTAGGGGAATACAGAGACATTTTTGTTCGGCATGACATCCAGGGCTCCGAGTTGATTCTGCTGGAGAGGAGAGACCTTAAG GACCTGGGGATCACCAAAGTGGGCCATATGAAGAGGATCCTTCAGGCCATTAAGGAACTCAGCAACCTGCCCTAG